Proteins encoded together in one Drosophila albomicans strain 15112-1751.03 chromosome 2R, ASM965048v2, whole genome shotgun sequence window:
- the LOC117575946 gene encoding glutaredoxin domain-containing cysteine-rich protein CG31559 — MVVQKAATPTLPAAAVADSPANCYMQQYQKYATHCETADSGNGSDLESNSGPVQPALILMTDDSEESEPSSLNSDQLNCSATEYVRQAAAKPSGQLRQRHKSLRMLGTLLPDSLLRDIRDRRSSSEYVVQFTSPAEVKDKPLNRHPTGRGIAEAEAEAETELSELSQLSESSQTSLRLSRESLNEESIEELRAAVQRANFVQTGEEATASSLPVTNGNSNSSSNGNGNNRSNNNYKYADDQYYSFHINEHENFSSFARHGDGNGDEGAGELARLTEHEQHDVFAGYRDVRSTASSTQSTIRSAKGTVRGVKNRVRNGIATFLQLQQQPNAKCYKEKDLGKVVLYTTSMGVIRDTYTKCANVKQILRTLLVKFEERDVFMSVEYQAEMRQRMHASHIRVPQLYVEGQHIGDADTVERMNESGELRQLLKPYKTIASTYTCQTCGGYRLLPCPSCNGSKKSVHRNHFTAEFVALKCMNCDEVGLVKCHNC; from the exons ATGGTTGTGCAAAAggcagccacgcccacactgCCAGCTGCAGCCGTTGCTGACAGCCCGGCCAACTGTTACATGCAACAGTACCAGAAATATGCAACACACTGCGAGACCGCCGacagcggcaacggcagcgaTCTCGAGAGCAACAGCGGCCCCGTGCAGCCAGCCCTGATCCTCATGACTGACGACAGCGAGGAGAGCGAACCTTCCTCCCTGAACAGCGACCAACTCAACTGCAGCGCCACGGAGTATGTGCGTCAGGCGGCAGCCAAGCCAAGTGGCCAGCTCAGGCAGCGTCACAAATCATTACGCATGCTCGGCACCTTGCTACCGGACTCTCTGCTACGGGACATACGCGACAGACGCAGCAGTTCGGAGTATGTGGTGCAGTTCACCAGCCCCGCGGAGGTCAAGGACAAGCCGTTAAACCGGCACCCGACTGGCCGCGGAATCGCAGAagcggaggcggaggcagaGACGGAGTTGTCAGAGCTGTCACAGTTGTCAGAGTCGTCGCAGACATCGCTGCGCTTATCGCGCGAATCACTCAACGAGGAGAGCATTGAGGAGTTGCGTGCCGCCGTGCAACGCGCCAACTTTGTGCAAACCGGTGAGGAGGCAACAGCCTCATCGCTGCCAGTCActaacggcaacagcaacagcagcagcaacggcaacggcaacaaccgctccaacaacaactacaaatatGCCGACGATCAATACTACAGCTTTCACATAAACGAACACGAGAACTTCAGCAGCTTTGCGAGACACGGCGACGGCAACGGCGATGAGGGAGCCGGGGAGTTGGCACGACTAACGGAACATGAGCAGCACGACGTGTTCGCCGGGTATCGGGATGTGAGGAGCACAGCGAGTTCGACACAGTCAACCATACGCTCAGCAAAGGGAACTGTGCGCGGCGTTAAGAATCGTGTGCGCAATGGAATAGCCACATtcttgcagctgcagcagcagccaaatgcCAAG TGCTACAAGGAGAAAGATCTAGGCAAGGTGGTTCTCTACACGACCAGTATGGGCGTCATACGAGATACCTACACCAAATGTGCCAACGTTAAGCAGATTCTGCGCACTCTGCTGGTTAAATTCGAGGAACGCGACGTCTTCATGAGCGTCGAGTATCAGGCCGAGATGCGCCAACGCATGCATGCCTCACATATCCGAGTGCCCCAACTCTATGTGGAGGGTCAGCATATTGGTGATGCGGACACCGTGGAGCGCATGAACGAGTCGGGCGAACTGCGACAGCTGCTTAAACCCTACAAAACGATTGCCAGCACTTATACCTGCCAGACCTGTGGAGGCTATCGACTGCTGCCGTGTCCATCGTGCAATGGCTCCAAGAAGTCAGTGCATCGCAATCACTTTACGGCCGAATTTGTGGCGCTCAAATGCATGAACTGCGACGAGGTGGGGTTGGTCAAGTGTCACAACTGCTGa
- the LOC117575945 gene encoding uncharacterized protein LOC117575945 isoform X1 encodes MNNPIVAYQHNWRQSKTLLVCLLNMMLGFRVLLALLAVAISNHEAAGVDHDTMLCSNDNTPMCAQSQGEYLLFKNECDLRKAQRENLMGAPLFDVALHNCVPSCEFECHDGFHPICGVSVASNERKTFRNRCEMARTSCNSKSDWLVYKWGACPSRKSQPKQQTQAAHTVFVGQRKRRRPIPCTNVYRPVCAGYAGVKSTFSNECLVNAENIRTRRNWRVISEGLCGEDSTKMKHSRKYKPKYKPKVEVERSKRSHKQLNQLDDFEISEDAVQIFAPSTFHTQFISNSGTMEKSYSLPARKPYMATMPKSRHIYGSDPVKPEEKPQLKAEEQQSQSKPCVFSNEPVCGSFNGESRTFPNVCALMEYSQAVGHAWTILYDGSCRSCDKPCPTVYSPICANRNGISYTIINECYLERVRCKDPNSDWKITHKGECTVLNDEVSQSIPKPSPKPSSRIHDMLYATKHQVESSSTISPTTTPKAITTSTPRRQLRKPKSPTPTPKDLSNRKIRKIELFGFDGYAPKETQPIKMPVTSKLWSPKDNWLLHQSLDEEKNKYNKKTSHKKAHSEKYPLYNWANTATTPAPTTQLMFTTAATTTTTATTRAPTTTITIEEDITSAEQLMNLETDSEILFMMGTTPQVAEFLETEATTRTTFTLATTAATTPTPTTLSTTTTPPRTTAATTTLPPITEPEAESTIIDDATTEIFDETTTNRSTKTTASDTSTMSNEISTTQNSDYLTDESLQDQSKQTSIYGLDKNSLIMRLLRARSSKNMVL; translated from the exons ATGAACAACCCGATAGTCGCATACCAACACAACTGGCGACAATCGAAGACTTTGCTAGTTTGTTTACTT AACATGATGCTTGGCTTTCGAGTGTTGCTGGCTCTGCTCGCTGTTGCGATATCCAACCATGAGGCAGCTGGAGTGGATCACGATACAATGCTCTGCTCCAATGACAACACTCCGATGTGTGCGCAAAGTCAAGGTGAATATCTGCTATTTAAGAACGAGTGCGACTTAAGGAAGGCTCAGCGCGAGAATCTGATGGGTGCCCCACTGT TTGATGTAGCTCTGCACAACTGCGTGCCCAGCTGTGAGTTCGAGTGCCACGATGGCTTCCATCCCATTTGTGGCGTCAGTGTCGCTTCCAACGAGCGAAAGACCTTCAGGAATCGCTGTGAGATGGCGCGCACTTCCTGCAACTCCAAATCCGATTGGTTGGTCTACAAGTGGGGCGCTTGTCCCAGCAGAAAGAGTCAACCCAAGCAACAGACTCAAGCAGCACACACTGTGTTCGTGGGTCAACGCAAGCGTCGTCGTCCTATTCCCTGCACCAATGTCTATCGTCCTGTCTGCGCTGGTTATGCAGGCGTAAAGTCTACTTTCTCCAATGAGTGTCTGGTCAATGCGGAGAACATTAGAACCAGAAGAA ATTGGCGCGTCATTTCCGAAGGCTTGTGTGGCGAAGACAGCACCAAGATGAAGCACAGTCGCAAATACAAACCAAAGTACAAGCCGAAGGTGGAGGTGGAGCGCAGCAAGCGCAGTCACAAGCAACTCAATCAACTAGACGACTTCGAGATCTCTGAGGATGCTGTGCAAATCTTTGCTCCCTCCACATTTCACACGCAGTTCATCAGCAATTCGGGCACCATGGAGAAGAGTTACTCGCTGCCTGCTCGAAAGCCTTACATGGCAACCATGCCCAAGAGCAGGCACATTTATGGCAGTGACCCGGTAAAGCCAGAGGAGAAGCCACAGCTGAAGGCAGAAGAACAACAATCACAGTCGAAGCCATGTGTGTTCAGTAATGAACCCGTTTGTGGCAGCTTTAATGGCGAGAGTCGCACATTTCCCAATGTCTGCGCCCTGATGGAATACAGTCAAGCTGTGGGCCATG CTTGGACCATTTTGTATGACGGCAGTTGCCGGAGCTGCGATAAGCCCTGTCCAACGGTCTATAGTCCGATTTGCGCCAATCGCAATGGCATTAGCTACACCATCATCAACGAATGCTATTTGGAGCGTGTGCGCTGCAAGGATCCCAACAGTG ATTGGAAGATCACACATAAGGGCGAGTGCACAGTACTCAACGATGAAGTGTCGCAGAGCATCCCAAAGCCCAGTCCAAAGCCATCGTCCCGCATTCACGATATGCTCTATGCAACCAAGCACCAGGTggagagcagcagcacaatttcaccaacaacaactccgAAAGCAATTACAACTTCAACTCCGCGTCGCCAGTTGAGAAAACCTAAAAGTCCCACGCCCACGCCAAAGGATTTGAGCAACCGGAAGATACGTAAAATTGAACTCTTTGGCTTTGATGGCTACGCACCCAAGGAGACGCAGCCCATAAAGATGCCAGTGACTTCCAAACTGTGGTCACCCAAGGACAATTGGCTGTTGCACCAGAGTCTGGACGAAGAGAAGAATAAGTACAACAAGAAGACCAGCCATAAGAAGGCGCACAGTGAAAAGTATCCACTGTACAATTGGGCAAACACTGCAACAACTCCGGCACCGACAACTCAGTTGATGTTCACAACagctgcaaccacaacaactactGCAACTACTCGTGCCCCAACGACCACAATCACAATCGAAGAAGACATCACCAGTGCAGAGCAGCTAATGAATCTCGAGACGGACTCCGAAATTCTTTTCATGATGGGCACAACTCCGCAAGTAGCGGAATTCTTGGAAACTGAAGCTACCACACGAACAACGTTCACTTTGGCCAccacagctgcaacaacgccaacaccaacaactttGTCAACTACCACAACACCACCAAGAACAACTGCGGCTACAACCACGTTGCCACCCATAACCGAACCAGAGGCAGAGAGCACAATTATTGATGATGCAACAACAGAAATTTTtgatgaaaccacaacaaacaGATCTACAAAAACTACAGCAAGTGACACTTCCACAATGTCGAACGAAATATCAACAACTCAAAACTCGGACTATTTGACAGATGAGTCGTTGCAGGATCAAAGTAAACAAACCTCCATATATGGTCTTGATAAAAACTCTCTGATCATGCGTTTGCTACGCGCCAGAAGCAGTAAGAATATGGTActctaa
- the LOC117575945 gene encoding uncharacterized protein LOC117575945 isoform X2, protein MMLGFRVLLALLAVAISNHEAAGVDHDTMLCSNDNTPMCAQSQGEYLLFKNECDLRKAQRENLMGAPLFDVALHNCVPSCEFECHDGFHPICGVSVASNERKTFRNRCEMARTSCNSKSDWLVYKWGACPSRKSQPKQQTQAAHTVFVGQRKRRRPIPCTNVYRPVCAGYAGVKSTFSNECLVNAENIRTRRNWRVISEGLCGEDSTKMKHSRKYKPKYKPKVEVERSKRSHKQLNQLDDFEISEDAVQIFAPSTFHTQFISNSGTMEKSYSLPARKPYMATMPKSRHIYGSDPVKPEEKPQLKAEEQQSQSKPCVFSNEPVCGSFNGESRTFPNVCALMEYSQAVGHAWTILYDGSCRSCDKPCPTVYSPICANRNGISYTIINECYLERVRCKDPNSDWKITHKGECTVLNDEVSQSIPKPSPKPSSRIHDMLYATKHQVESSSTISPTTTPKAITTSTPRRQLRKPKSPTPTPKDLSNRKIRKIELFGFDGYAPKETQPIKMPVTSKLWSPKDNWLLHQSLDEEKNKYNKKTSHKKAHSEKYPLYNWANTATTPAPTTQLMFTTAATTTTTATTRAPTTTITIEEDITSAEQLMNLETDSEILFMMGTTPQVAEFLETEATTRTTFTLATTAATTPTPTTLSTTTTPPRTTAATTTLPPITEPEAESTIIDDATTEIFDETTTNRSTKTTASDTSTMSNEISTTQNSDYLTDESLQDQSKQTSIYGLDKNSLIMRLLRARSSKNMVL, encoded by the exons ATGATGCTTGGCTTTCGAGTGTTGCTGGCTCTGCTCGCTGTTGCGATATCCAACCATGAGGCAGCTGGAGTGGATCACGATACAATGCTCTGCTCCAATGACAACACTCCGATGTGTGCGCAAAGTCAAGGTGAATATCTGCTATTTAAGAACGAGTGCGACTTAAGGAAGGCTCAGCGCGAGAATCTGATGGGTGCCCCACTGT TTGATGTAGCTCTGCACAACTGCGTGCCCAGCTGTGAGTTCGAGTGCCACGATGGCTTCCATCCCATTTGTGGCGTCAGTGTCGCTTCCAACGAGCGAAAGACCTTCAGGAATCGCTGTGAGATGGCGCGCACTTCCTGCAACTCCAAATCCGATTGGTTGGTCTACAAGTGGGGCGCTTGTCCCAGCAGAAAGAGTCAACCCAAGCAACAGACTCAAGCAGCACACACTGTGTTCGTGGGTCAACGCAAGCGTCGTCGTCCTATTCCCTGCACCAATGTCTATCGTCCTGTCTGCGCTGGTTATGCAGGCGTAAAGTCTACTTTCTCCAATGAGTGTCTGGTCAATGCGGAGAACATTAGAACCAGAAGAA ATTGGCGCGTCATTTCCGAAGGCTTGTGTGGCGAAGACAGCACCAAGATGAAGCACAGTCGCAAATACAAACCAAAGTACAAGCCGAAGGTGGAGGTGGAGCGCAGCAAGCGCAGTCACAAGCAACTCAATCAACTAGACGACTTCGAGATCTCTGAGGATGCTGTGCAAATCTTTGCTCCCTCCACATTTCACACGCAGTTCATCAGCAATTCGGGCACCATGGAGAAGAGTTACTCGCTGCCTGCTCGAAAGCCTTACATGGCAACCATGCCCAAGAGCAGGCACATTTATGGCAGTGACCCGGTAAAGCCAGAGGAGAAGCCACAGCTGAAGGCAGAAGAACAACAATCACAGTCGAAGCCATGTGTGTTCAGTAATGAACCCGTTTGTGGCAGCTTTAATGGCGAGAGTCGCACATTTCCCAATGTCTGCGCCCTGATGGAATACAGTCAAGCTGTGGGCCATG CTTGGACCATTTTGTATGACGGCAGTTGCCGGAGCTGCGATAAGCCCTGTCCAACGGTCTATAGTCCGATTTGCGCCAATCGCAATGGCATTAGCTACACCATCATCAACGAATGCTATTTGGAGCGTGTGCGCTGCAAGGATCCCAACAGTG ATTGGAAGATCACACATAAGGGCGAGTGCACAGTACTCAACGATGAAGTGTCGCAGAGCATCCCAAAGCCCAGTCCAAAGCCATCGTCCCGCATTCACGATATGCTCTATGCAACCAAGCACCAGGTggagagcagcagcacaatttcaccaacaacaactccgAAAGCAATTACAACTTCAACTCCGCGTCGCCAGTTGAGAAAACCTAAAAGTCCCACGCCCACGCCAAAGGATTTGAGCAACCGGAAGATACGTAAAATTGAACTCTTTGGCTTTGATGGCTACGCACCCAAGGAGACGCAGCCCATAAAGATGCCAGTGACTTCCAAACTGTGGTCACCCAAGGACAATTGGCTGTTGCACCAGAGTCTGGACGAAGAGAAGAATAAGTACAACAAGAAGACCAGCCATAAGAAGGCGCACAGTGAAAAGTATCCACTGTACAATTGGGCAAACACTGCAACAACTCCGGCACCGACAACTCAGTTGATGTTCACAACagctgcaaccacaacaactactGCAACTACTCGTGCCCCAACGACCACAATCACAATCGAAGAAGACATCACCAGTGCAGAGCAGCTAATGAATCTCGAGACGGACTCCGAAATTCTTTTCATGATGGGCACAACTCCGCAAGTAGCGGAATTCTTGGAAACTGAAGCTACCACACGAACAACGTTCACTTTGGCCAccacagctgcaacaacgccaacaccaacaactttGTCAACTACCACAACACCACCAAGAACAACTGCGGCTACAACCACGTTGCCACCCATAACCGAACCAGAGGCAGAGAGCACAATTATTGATGATGCAACAACAGAAATTTTtgatgaaaccacaacaaacaGATCTACAAAAACTACAGCAAGTGACACTTCCACAATGTCGAACGAAATATCAACAACTCAAAACTCGGACTATTTGACAGATGAGTCGTTGCAGGATCAAAGTAAACAAACCTCCATATATGGTCTTGATAAAAACTCTCTGATCATGCGTTTGCTACGCGCCAGAAGCAGTAAGAATATGGTActctaa